A region of Rhodoferax potami DNA encodes the following proteins:
- a CDS encoding lytic transglycosylase domain-containing protein, giving the protein MCATAAFDAKADVWVYVDPQGQSHFSAVQTDERYTLFFRASIRGLKAGADATAPHAAVPQAPEVSPELSPKLAAFFDNSPRYRKAQPLLQEAARKYRLDYELLKALVTTESGFEPTAVSPKGAIGLMQVMPDTARRFGVDSDRWMSVEAKLADPKINVGIGARYLRLLLDMFPGRTDLALASYNAGEGAVQRAGNKVPNYKETQNYVATVTELYAALKPPAPAKAPTPQAAGGKPVLNPYGDGYVLSGSRTAYVLAPGAMPGGAIGRGNMMTPALPAALEESRIAVD; this is encoded by the coding sequence ATGTGCGCTACAGCCGCTTTTGATGCCAAAGCCGACGTGTGGGTCTATGTAGACCCGCAGGGGCAGTCGCACTTTTCAGCCGTGCAAACCGACGAGCGGTACACCCTGTTTTTCCGTGCCTCTATCCGTGGCCTGAAGGCAGGGGCTGACGCTACCGCACCTCATGCGGCAGTACCCCAGGCACCCGAGGTATCGCCCGAGCTGTCGCCCAAGTTGGCGGCGTTTTTTGACAATTCTCCGCGCTACCGCAAAGCCCAGCCCTTGCTGCAAGAGGCCGCGCGCAAGTACCGGCTGGACTATGAGTTGCTCAAGGCGCTGGTCACCACTGAGTCCGGCTTTGAGCCCACTGCGGTGTCGCCCAAGGGCGCTATTGGGCTCATGCAAGTCATGCCGGATACGGCGCGCCGTTTCGGGGTGGACAGCGACCGCTGGATGTCGGTAGAAGCCAAGCTGGCCGATCCCAAAATCAATGTCGGCATCGGCGCGCGCTATTTACGCCTGTTGCTCGACATGTTCCCCGGCCGCACCGATCTGGCCCTCGCCTCGTACAACGCAGGAGAGGGCGCGGTCCAGCGTGCCGGCAACAAAGTGCCCAATTACAAAGAAACCCAGAACTACGTCGCCACCGTGACGGAGCTCTACGCCGCGCTCAAACCCCCGGCCCCCGCCAAAGCGCCCACGCCGCAAGCGGCGGGCGGTAAGCCGGTGCTCAACCCCTATGGCGACGGCTATGTGCTGTCGGGCTCCCGCACCGCCTATGTGCTGGCGCCTGGCGCCATGCCCGGTGGCGCCATCGGGCGCGGCAACATGATGACCCCGGCCTTGCCCGCGGCCCTTGAAGAATCCCGGATTGCAGTGGACTGA
- a CDS encoding FxDxF family PEP-CTERM protein yields the protein MSLGAGRALSFNGDSSVAGNFSNHGAVVGNGGTLAFSGEVSGAGSYSGNVAFKAAFNPGNSPASVSFNGGNATFETGSVLNLEIFGPVAGAQYDQLVNINTLSFNGSLNLIFANDYVPLAGSSFALFGFNTFAGNLTADNITVTGYDRRRLDFSRLAANGTVSVTAVPEPETYALLLAGLGLMGALARRRRRAATV from the coding sequence ATGAGCTTGGGTGCTGGCCGTGCACTCTCGTTCAACGGTGATAGTTCTGTGGCTGGCAATTTCTCCAACCATGGAGCCGTGGTCGGAAATGGTGGCACGCTTGCGTTTTCGGGCGAAGTAAGCGGTGCTGGCAGCTACTCGGGCAATGTAGCATTCAAGGCAGCTTTCAACCCTGGAAACAGTCCTGCAAGTGTCAGTTTTAACGGTGGCAATGCGACCTTTGAAACTGGCTCTGTATTGAATCTGGAGATCTTCGGTCCTGTTGCGGGCGCACAGTATGACCAGTTGGTGAATATCAACACCCTCTCCTTCAACGGTAGCCTCAATTTGATTTTTGCAAATGATTATGTGCCACTGGCTGGAAGTAGTTTCGCGCTGTTCGGTTTCAACACGTTTGCGGGTAACCTGACAGCTGACAACATCACAGTGACAGGATATGACCGTCGACGTCTCGATTTTTCTCGCTTGGCAGCAAATGGCACTGTGAGTGTCACGGCTGTGCCCGAGCCTGAAACATACGCCTTGCTACTCGCAGGTTTGGGTTTGATGGGTGCCTTGGCTCGCCGCCGGAGGCGTGCTGCTACGGTCTGA
- a CDS encoding efflux RND transporter permease subunit: MAQFFINRPIFAWVISLFIMVMGGVAITQLPISQYPPVAPPAIVVNVAYPGASAQTLEDSVLSVIEREMNGANGLVYMESVSQANGSGTLTLTFETGTNADLAQVEVQNRLSRATPRLPAAVTQQGVRVDKSRSNFLLFTMLATDNPETSTIELGDYASRNIVPELQRLPGIGQVQLFGTERAMRIWLDPAKLASFNLSTAEVNAAIAAQNAQVSAGAIGDLPNITGQGIAATVVVSGQLGSVAQFGNITLRSNADGSAVRLKDVARIELGAQAYGTSARLNGKPAIGMGVQLSPSGNAMAAAKAVRDRMTELQSFFPQGMKWSIPYDSSRFVNISIKQVAQTLVEAVVLVFLVMFLFLQNWRYTVIPTIVVPIALLGTFGTLLALGMSINVLTMFGMVLVIGIVVDDAIVVVENVERIMSEEGLPPLQATKKAMGQISGAIVGVTLVLIAVFVPLAFFAGSVGNIYRQFSTVMVASIAFSAFLALSLTPALCATLLKPVEAGHAHASTGFFGWFNRRFTSTAKGYESVVQRMLKKAGRYLIIYAAIIGAVAVVYMRLPTSFLPAEDQGNVIVNVQLPPGATQQRTTSVMEQVEGFMLKQPEVESMVGVIGFSFSGQGQNAALGFVTLKDWSERQGPGQTAQALAGRAFGALMGIRDAFIFPLSPPPIPELGNASGFTFRLQDRAGKGREALLAARNQMLGMASQSKVLTQVRPDGLEDAPQLQIDIDRDKASALGVSFNVINSTISTALGSSYVNDFPNAGRLQRVVVQADATARMQPEDILKLNVINTSGKAVPLSAFASTRWVKGAMQTVRYNGYSAMRISGSAAPGYSTGDAMAEMEKLASQLPAGFGYEWTGQSREEKLAGSQATILYAFAILAVFLCLAALYESWSIPLSVILVVPLGVLGVVLATLFRGYANDVYFQVGLITIIGLSAKNAILIIEFAKDLQAQGKTAIQAALIAAHLRFRPIVMTSLAFILGVLPLAIASGAGSASQRAIGTGVIGGMVAGTVLAVFFVPIFFVVVRSIFKGSERQHQFDVEHGHQIGAPTHE; this comes from the coding sequence ATGGCCCAGTTTTTTATCAACCGCCCCATCTTTGCATGGGTGATATCACTGTTCATCATGGTGATGGGCGGCGTTGCCATCACGCAGCTGCCGATTTCGCAATACCCGCCCGTGGCGCCTCCGGCCATTGTGGTCAACGTGGCCTACCCCGGCGCTTCCGCCCAAACGCTGGAAGACAGCGTGCTCTCGGTCATCGAGCGTGAAATGAACGGTGCCAATGGCCTGGTCTACATGGAGTCGGTGTCGCAAGCCAACGGCTCGGGCACGCTTACGCTCACCTTTGAAACGGGCACCAACGCCGACCTAGCACAGGTGGAAGTGCAAAACCGCCTCTCCCGCGCCACCCCACGTCTGCCCGCCGCGGTGACGCAGCAAGGGGTGCGGGTGGACAAGTCGCGCTCGAACTTCTTGTTGTTCACCATGCTGGCGACCGACAACCCCGAGACCAGTACCATTGAGCTGGGGGACTACGCCTCCCGCAACATCGTGCCCGAGCTGCAGCGCCTGCCCGGTATCGGCCAGGTTCAGCTGTTCGGTACCGAGCGGGCCATGCGCATCTGGCTGGACCCGGCCAAGCTGGCCTCGTTCAACCTGTCGACCGCCGAAGTCAATGCCGCCATCGCCGCACAGAACGCGCAAGTATCCGCCGGCGCAATTGGCGATTTGCCCAACATCACTGGCCAAGGTATCGCAGCCACCGTGGTGGTGAGCGGCCAACTCGGCAGTGTGGCGCAGTTCGGCAACATCACCCTGCGCTCCAACGCAGACGGCTCGGCGGTGCGCCTGAAAGACGTGGCCCGTATTGAGCTGGGTGCACAAGCCTACGGCACCTCCGCACGGCTGAATGGAAAGCCAGCCATCGGCATGGGCGTGCAACTGTCGCCCAGCGGCAATGCCATGGCAGCCGCCAAAGCGGTGCGGGACCGGATGACAGAGCTTCAGTCCTTCTTTCCGCAGGGCATGAAATGGAGCATTCCTTACGACAGCTCGCGGTTCGTGAACATCTCTATCAAACAGGTCGCCCAGACGCTGGTAGAAGCGGTGGTACTGGTGTTCCTGGTGATGTTCCTGTTCCTGCAAAACTGGCGCTACACCGTGATCCCGACCATCGTGGTGCCGATTGCCCTGTTGGGCACCTTTGGCACGCTGCTGGCCTTGGGCATGTCGATCAACGTGCTGACCATGTTCGGCATGGTGCTGGTGATCGGTATCGTGGTGGACGACGCCATTGTGGTGGTGGAAAACGTAGAACGCATCATGAGCGAAGAAGGCTTGCCGCCGCTGCAGGCCACCAAAAAAGCCATGGGACAGATTTCGGGCGCCATTGTCGGCGTGACACTGGTGCTGATTGCCGTGTTTGTGCCGCTGGCGTTTTTTGCCGGCTCGGTGGGCAACATCTACCGACAGTTCTCCACGGTGATGGTGGCCTCTATTGCGTTCTCTGCGTTCCTGGCGCTGTCGCTGACACCGGCCCTGTGCGCAACGCTGCTCAAACCGGTAGAGGCAGGCCATGCGCACGCCAGCACCGGCTTCTTTGGCTGGTTTAACCGCCGCTTTACCAGCACTGCCAAGGGCTATGAGAGTGTGGTGCAGCGCATGCTGAAAAAGGCCGGCCGCTACCTGATCATCTACGCGGCCATCATCGGTGCTGTGGCCGTGGTGTACATGCGATTGCCCACCTCTTTTCTGCCTGCAGAAGACCAGGGCAACGTGATTGTGAACGTGCAACTGCCCCCGGGCGCCACCCAGCAACGCACCACCAGCGTGATGGAGCAGGTAGAAGGCTTCATGCTCAAGCAACCCGAGGTGGAGAGCATGGTGGGTGTGATTGGCTTCAGCTTCTCCGGCCAAGGCCAGAACGCTGCACTGGGCTTTGTAACCCTGAAAGACTGGTCCGAGCGCCAAGGCCCCGGCCAAACGGCACAGGCACTGGCCGGCCGCGCATTCGGCGCGCTGATGGGTATCCGCGATGCGTTCATCTTCCCCTTGAGCCCGCCTCCCATCCCTGAGCTGGGCAATGCATCGGGCTTTACCTTCCGCCTGCAAGACCGTGCCGGCAAAGGCCGCGAAGCCCTGCTCGCCGCACGCAATCAGATGCTGGGCATGGCGTCCCAAAGCAAGGTGCTCACCCAGGTGCGCCCCGACGGCCTGGAAGACGCGCCCCAGCTGCAAATTGATATCGACCGCGACAAAGCCAGCGCTCTGGGCGTGAGTTTCAACGTGATTAACAGCACCATCTCGACGGCGCTGGGCTCCAGCTATGTGAACGACTTCCCCAACGCAGGCCGTTTGCAACGTGTGGTTGTGCAGGCCGACGCAACGGCCCGTATGCAGCCGGAAGACATCCTGAAGCTCAATGTCATCAACACCAGTGGTAAAGCGGTGCCCTTGTCGGCATTTGCCTCCACCCGTTGGGTCAAGGGTGCCATGCAAACGGTGCGCTACAACGGCTACTCGGCCATGCGCATCAGCGGCAGTGCGGCTCCCGGCTACAGCACGGGCGACGCCATGGCAGAGATGGAAAAACTCGCCAGCCAACTGCCCGCAGGTTTCGGCTATGAGTGGACCGGTCAGTCCCGCGAAGAAAAGCTGGCCGGCTCGCAAGCCACCATCCTGTATGCATTCGCCATCCTGGCCGTGTTCTTGTGCCTGGCTGCCTTGTACGAGAGCTGGTCTATCCCGCTGTCGGTGATTCTGGTGGTGCCTTTGGGCGTGCTGGGCGTGGTGCTGGCCACGCTGTTCCGGGGGTATGCGAACGACGTGTACTTCCAGGTGGGCCTGATCACCATCATCGGCTTGTCGGCCAAGAATGCGATTTTGATTATTGAATTCGCCAAAGACCTGCAAGCCCAGGGCAAGACGGCCATCCAGGCTGCCTTGATAGCCGCGCACCTGCGCTTCCGCCCCATTGTGATGACATCGCTGGCCTTTATTCTGGGTGTGCTGCCCCTGGCCATTGCCAGCGGCGCGGGCTCTGCCAGCCAGCGCGCCATTGGTACTGGCGTGATCGGCGGCATGGTGGCCGGCACCGTCCTGGCGGTGTTCTTTGTGCCTATCTTCTTTGTGGTGGTGCGCAGCATCTTTAAGGGCAGCGAGCGCCAACACCAATTTGACGTTGAACACGGACACCAGATCGGAGCCCCCACCCATGAGTAA
- a CDS encoding MFS transporter: MSSTSQPLSITQVLVCGATIVTLSMGIRHGFGLWLQPITQAQEWTRETFAFAIAIQNLVWGVSGIFAGMAADKFGAFRVIIIGALLYALGLCGMALTTTPLTFTLATGALIGMAQAGTTYAVIYGVIGRNVPAEKRSWAMGVAAAAGSFGQFLMVPTEGFLISHFGWQEALLALAAATLLMIPLARGLREPAFGGAAAPARQQSIGQALREAFKYPSFQLLMAGYFVCGFQVVFIGVHMPSYLKDQGLSPQVASYALALIGLFNVFGTYAAGVLGQKMPKKYILAFIYFARAIAISVFLLVPLSPMSVYVFSAVMGVLWLSTIPPTNATIAQIFGVAHLSMLGGFVFFSHQIGSFLGVWLGGYLYDKTGSYDIVWYIAIGLGVFAALVNLPVREAPIGRTPQAA; this comes from the coding sequence ATGAGTTCGACCTCCCAACCTCTCTCGATCACCCAGGTGCTGGTGTGTGGCGCCACCATCGTGACCCTGTCCATGGGGATACGCCACGGTTTCGGCCTCTGGCTGCAGCCGATTACCCAAGCCCAAGAGTGGACGCGCGAAACCTTTGCCTTTGCGATCGCAATTCAAAACCTTGTCTGGGGCGTCAGCGGAATATTTGCGGGCATGGCCGCCGACAAGTTTGGCGCATTCCGCGTCATCATCATCGGGGCCTTGTTGTATGCGTTGGGCCTGTGTGGCATGGCGCTGACCACGACGCCGCTGACCTTCACCCTGGCAACAGGGGCACTGATCGGCATGGCGCAGGCGGGCACCACCTATGCGGTGATCTACGGCGTGATTGGCCGCAACGTGCCTGCGGAAAAGCGCTCTTGGGCGATGGGCGTGGCGGCTGCAGCAGGGTCATTCGGGCAGTTTTTGATGGTACCCACCGAAGGCTTTTTGATCAGCCACTTCGGGTGGCAGGAGGCCTTGCTGGCATTGGCTGCAGCCACTCTGCTGATGATCCCACTGGCCCGCGGACTGCGTGAGCCAGCGTTTGGCGGCGCGGCAGCCCCGGCTCGCCAGCAAAGCATAGGCCAGGCGCTGCGCGAGGCCTTCAAGTACCCCAGCTTTCAGTTGCTGATGGCAGGTTACTTTGTATGCGGCTTTCAGGTGGTGTTTATCGGCGTGCACATGCCCAGTTACCTGAAAGACCAAGGGCTTTCGCCCCAAGTGGCCAGCTATGCACTGGCCTTAATTGGCCTCTTTAACGTGTTCGGCACCTACGCAGCGGGCGTGCTGGGCCAGAAGATGCCCAAGAAGTACATCCTGGCGTTCATTTACTTTGCGCGGGCAATAGCGATCAGCGTGTTTTTGCTGGTGCCTTTGTCTCCCATGAGCGTGTATGTGTTCTCTGCGGTCATGGGGGTACTGTGGCTGTCGACCATTCCCCCCACGAATGCCACCATCGCCCAGATTTTTGGTGTGGCCCACCTGTCCATGCTGGGCGGGTTCGTGTTCTTCAGCCACCAGATCGGCTCTTTTCTGGGTGTGTGGCTGGGCGGCTATCTGTATGACAAAACCGGTAGCTACGACATCGTTTGGTATATCGCGATTGGACTGGGCGTATTCGCCGCACTGGTGAATTTGCCAGTGCGTGAGGCACCGATTGGGCGCACACCCCAAGCCGCGTGA
- a CDS encoding SDR family oxidoreductase translates to MTSNTTVTIITGASEGIGAELARQLATRYGAGLSLVLAARKREALDAVADMCRAKGSQVLVVPTDVSVKAQCRALIQATLDAFGRIDTLVNNAGVSAQALFQDVDAQDLHWYEDLMRVNLWGSVWCTHAALPHIKQAQGRIVAVSSLAGLIGVPGRTAYSASKFAMTGFFEALRAELKPSGVSVTTAFPGVVLTDIRAHGLNAKGEVAGSSGLKEDKAMNVSECAYLIATSMQKRQREVVMTAQGKLGRFLKLLLPGVVENMAMAALKDEVKPK, encoded by the coding sequence ATGACCAGCAACACCACCGTCACCATCATCACCGGCGCGTCTGAGGGCATAGGCGCCGAACTCGCGCGGCAACTGGCCACACGCTATGGCGCGGGCCTGAGCCTGGTGCTGGCCGCCCGCAAGCGCGAGGCGCTGGACGCGGTGGCAGACATGTGCCGCGCCAAGGGCAGCCAGGTTTTGGTGGTGCCCACCGATGTGTCTGTGAAAGCCCAATGCCGCGCGCTCATTCAGGCCACTCTTGACGCCTTCGGCCGGATTGACACCCTTGTCAACAACGCAGGGGTTTCTGCCCAAGCACTGTTTCAGGATGTGGATGCCCAAGACCTGCATTGGTACGAGGACCTGATGCGCGTCAACCTGTGGGGCAGTGTGTGGTGCACCCATGCTGCGCTGCCGCACATCAAGCAAGCCCAAGGGCGCATCGTGGCGGTGTCGTCGCTGGCAGGCCTGATTGGCGTGCCCGGACGCACGGCCTACAGCGCCTCCAAGTTTGCAATGACCGGATTTTTTGAGGCGCTGCGTGCCGAGCTCAAGCCGTCAGGCGTGAGTGTGACCACCGCCTTCCCCGGCGTGGTGTTGACCGACATCCGCGCGCACGGCCTGAACGCCAAGGGCGAGGTCGCGGGCTCCAGCGGCCTCAAGGAAGACAAGGCCATGAACGTCTCCGAGTGCGCCTACCTGATTGCCACCAGCATGCAAAAACGCCAGCGCGAAGTGGTGATGACCGCCCAAGGCAAGCTCGGGCGCTTTCTCAAACTCTTGTTACCAGGCGTTGTGGAGAACATGGCGATGGCGGCGCTCAAAGATGAAGTGAAGCCCAAGTGA
- the bamC gene encoding outer membrane protein assembly factor BamC produces MNSISKVILLSATIGLGACTALETDKVDYRSAAKAPRLDVPPDLTQLSKDTPYTVVGGAVSVNAAKTTQAVAEKSEVAAMAVGDVRIERAGNQRWLVVNRPAEKLWEPVKDFWQENGFLLALDQDKLGIMETDWAENRAKLPQDFIRTALGKLLDSFYSTPERDKFRTRLERDSSGNTEIFISHRGMVEVYTAERSNETVWQPRAADPELEAEFLRRLMVKLGVSQEQSKALVANSVTKPVATVTSLNGQPVVQLDEGFDRAWRRTGLALDRTGFTVEDRDRKQGVYFVRYQELTSDKAEPGFFSKMFNGTKANVALKYQIAVRSAGEKSTISVLDANGNPETTAVAQKIVKVIADDIK; encoded by the coding sequence GTGAATTCCATTTCTAAAGTTATTTTGCTTAGCGCGACGATTGGCTTGGGAGCCTGCACCGCGCTGGAAACAGACAAAGTGGACTACCGCTCTGCAGCAAAAGCCCCTCGCTTGGACGTTCCGCCCGATCTCACCCAGTTGAGCAAGGACACTCCTTACACCGTCGTAGGCGGGGCCGTTTCTGTGAATGCGGCCAAAACAACCCAGGCTGTGGCGGAAAAATCCGAGGTAGCGGCAATGGCGGTGGGCGACGTCAGAATCGAGCGCGCAGGCAACCAGCGCTGGCTGGTGGTGAACCGCCCGGCTGAAAAGCTGTGGGAGCCGGTGAAAGACTTCTGGCAAGAAAACGGTTTCTTGTTGGCGCTCGACCAAGACAAACTAGGGATCATGGAAACTGATTGGGCGGAAAACCGCGCCAAACTTCCACAAGATTTCATTCGCACAGCCTTGGGCAAGCTTTTGGACTCCTTTTATTCGACTCCTGAAAGAGACAAGTTCCGGACTCGATTGGAACGCGATAGCAGTGGCAACACAGAAATTTTCATCAGCCATAGGGGCATGGTGGAGGTTTACACAGCAGAGCGCTCCAACGAAACCGTGTGGCAACCGCGAGCAGCAGACCCTGAGCTTGAAGCTGAGTTTTTGCGTCGCTTGATGGTCAAGCTGGGAGTGTCGCAAGAACAATCCAAGGCACTGGTGGCCAATAGCGTCACCAAACCAGTGGCTACCGTTACCAGCCTGAATGGACAGCCGGTTGTTCAACTGGACGAGGGCTTTGACCGGGCATGGCGCCGCACAGGACTCGCCTTGGACAGAACCGGCTTCACTGTGGAAGATCGTGACCGCAAACAAGGTGTCTACTTTGTTCGCTACCAGGAACTAACCTCCGACAAGGCCGAGCCCGGCTTTTTCAGCAAAATGTTCAATGGCACCAAAGCCAACGTCGCGCTCAAATACCAAATTGCGGTGCGCAGCGCAGGTGAAAAATCAACAATCAGCGTGCTGGATGCCAATGGCAACCCCGAGACCACCGCAGTTGCTCAAAAAATTGTGAAAGTCATCGCTGACGACATCAAATAA
- a CDS encoding efflux transporter outer membrane subunit: MSKHTFARPALRLATLSAALWLAGCSFIPTFSRPAAPVAPAFPQVAVSAAPAAGAKAAADIEWQSFFKDARLKRLIELSLENNRDLRVAALNIDATRAKLQVARADQLPTVNAGINGSRGPAANGAITSSYTAGLSVTAYELDFFGRVRALSQAAQAQLLATEEARKTVQISLIASVANTYLTLLADDELLRVTRETLKTRQESLRLMQLKYDNEAASKLDLSTAQSQLEAAKVALAQLTRQRATDESALVLLVGQPLPADLPAGLGLAEQGFLSDLPAGVPSELLVRRPDVRQAEQNLLALNANIGAARAAFFPRITLTASAGVASNDLEQLFNNGTSVWSFVPQLLMPIFDAGRNKANLEVAKVNKDIAIAQYEKAIQTGFKEVADALAGRATLGEQLQAQTAQLQATQTTMQLTDLRFKAGAASSFEVLEAQRSLFAAQQAQVQVQTQQLQNLVTLYKVLGGGWTEAAEQKPGQP; encoded by the coding sequence ATGAGTAAGCACACATTTGCACGCCCTGCCCTGCGCCTGGCCACCCTGTCGGCGGCCCTGTGGCTGGCCGGTTGCAGCTTTATCCCCACCTTCAGCCGCCCGGCGGCGCCGGTGGCACCAGCCTTCCCGCAAGTGGCAGTCAGCGCCGCACCGGCTGCAGGTGCCAAGGCTGCCGCCGACATCGAGTGGCAAAGCTTTTTCAAAGACGCGCGCCTCAAGCGCCTGATCGAGCTGTCTTTAGAGAACAACCGCGACCTGCGCGTGGCAGCCCTCAACATCGACGCTACCCGCGCCAAACTGCAAGTGGCACGCGCCGACCAGCTGCCCACGGTCAACGCCGGAATCAACGGCAGCCGCGGCCCGGCTGCCAACGGCGCCATTACCAGCAGCTACACCGCCGGCCTGAGCGTCACCGCCTATGAGCTTGACTTTTTTGGCCGCGTACGCGCCCTGAGCCAAGCAGCCCAGGCGCAACTGCTGGCCACTGAAGAGGCCCGCAAGACGGTGCAGATCAGCCTGATTGCATCGGTGGCCAACACCTACCTCACGCTGTTGGCGGACGACGAGTTGTTGCGCGTGACCCGCGAAACGCTCAAGACCCGGCAAGAGAGCCTGCGCCTGATGCAGCTCAAATACGACAACGAAGCCGCCTCCAAGCTGGACCTGAGCACCGCCCAGAGCCAGCTCGAAGCCGCCAAGGTAGCGCTAGCCCAGCTGACCCGCCAACGCGCCACCGATGAAAGCGCTCTGGTACTGCTGGTAGGCCAGCCCCTGCCGGCCGACCTGCCTGCAGGCTTAGGGCTAGCAGAGCAGGGCTTTTTGAGCGACTTGCCGGCCGGTGTGCCGTCGGAGTTGCTGGTGCGCCGCCCCGATGTGCGCCAGGCCGAGCAAAACCTGCTCGCGCTGAACGCCAACATCGGTGCGGCCCGCGCAGCCTTCTTCCCGCGCATCACACTCACTGCCAGCGCCGGAGTGGCGAGCAATGACCTGGAGCAACTGTTCAACAACGGCACCAGTGTCTGGAGCTTTGTGCCCCAGCTGCTGATGCCCATCTTCGATGCCGGCCGCAACAAAGCCAACCTCGAAGTGGCCAAGGTGAACAAAGACATTGCCATCGCCCAGTACGAAAAAGCCATTCAGACCGGCTTCAAGGAAGTGGCCGATGCCCTGGCCGGCCGCGCCACCCTGGGCGAGCAACTGCAAGCCCAGACCGCGCAGCTCCAGGCCACCCAGACCACCATGCAACTGACCGACCTGCGCTTCAAAGCCGGTGCAGCCAGCTCGTTTGAGGTGCTGGAAGCGCAGCGCTCGCTGTTCGCAGCCCAACAAGCACAAGTGCAGGTGCAAACCCAGCAACTGCAAAACCTGGTGACCTTGTACAAAGTGCTGGGCGGTGGATGGACTGAGGCCGCAGAGCAGAAACCAGGCCAGCCTTGA
- the dapA gene encoding 4-hydroxy-tetrahydrodipicolinate synthase — protein sequence MNASKGPIRGSIVALITPMLDDGSVDYPALRKLIDWHIAEGTDCIGVVGTTGESPTVSVEEHCEIIRVSVEQSAGRVPIMAGCGGNSTREAIALARFAKQVGADCQLQVVPYYNKPTQEGQFQHFKAIAEATGDLPIVLYNVPGRSVADMAHDTVLRLTQVPGIVGIKEATGNIERAQWLIKDAPKEFSIYSGDDPTAVALMLCGGHGNVSVTANVAPRLMHELCKAAIAGDVARAMEIQMKLLPVHKTLFIESNPIPVKWAVSRMGLCKPALRLPLTPLTEASQPALEKAMQTAGLI from the coding sequence ATGAACGCTTCTAAAGGTCCGATCCGGGGCAGCATCGTAGCCCTTATCACTCCGATGCTTGACGACGGCTCCGTGGATTACCCCGCGCTGCGCAAACTCATCGATTGGCATATCGCCGAGGGCACCGATTGCATTGGCGTCGTGGGCACTACCGGTGAGTCCCCCACCGTCAGTGTTGAAGAACATTGCGAAATCATCCGTGTGTCGGTCGAGCAATCCGCCGGGCGCGTGCCGATCATGGCCGGTTGTGGCGGTAACTCCACCCGTGAAGCGATTGCCTTGGCCCGCTTTGCCAAGCAAGTCGGCGCAGACTGCCAACTGCAAGTCGTGCCCTACTACAACAAGCCGACCCAGGAAGGCCAGTTCCAGCACTTCAAGGCCATTGCAGAAGCTACTGGCGACCTGCCGATCGTGCTCTACAACGTGCCTGGTCGCTCGGTGGCCGATATGGCACACGACACCGTCTTGCGCCTGACACAGGTGCCCGGAATCGTGGGTATCAAAGAAGCAACCGGCAACATTGAGCGCGCCCAGTGGCTCATCAAAGATGCACCGAAAGAGTTTTCGATCTACAGCGGCGACGACCCGACCGCGGTGGCGCTGATGTTGTGCGGCGGCCACGGCAACGTGAGCGTGACTGCCAACGTGGCACCGCGTCTCATGCATGAGCTCTGCAAGGCAGCTATTGCCGGAGACGTAGCACGCGCGATGGAAATCCAGATGAAACTTTTGCCCGTCCACAAGACTCTATTCATTGAATCCAACCCGATTCCTGTGAAGTGGGCGGTTTCACGCATGGGGCTGTGCAAGCCTGCCCTGCGCTTGCCTTTGACACCGCTGACAGAAGCCAGCCAACCCGCCCTTGAAAAGGCCATGCAAACCGCTGGTCTGATCTAA
- a CDS encoding class I SAM-dependent methyltransferase: MHTPHRQLSAPSPWIQRWSHLIPPGASVLDVACGSGRHLHWFAGRGCKVTGVDQDIESAQQLLPNARLVRADIENGPWPLVNEANAEPELFDAIVVTHYLWRPLMDTLLASLAPGGVLLYETFAAGNETVGRPARPDFLLKNGELLQICSDLHIVAYENGFLEQPDRFVQRIAATRIFTPSACNGAPARYAL; encoded by the coding sequence ATGCACACACCGCACCGGCAGTTGTCTGCACCGTCGCCCTGGATTCAGCGCTGGAGCCACCTCATCCCCCCGGGGGCCTCCGTTTTGGACGTGGCTTGCGGCAGTGGGCGCCACCTGCATTGGTTTGCCGGGCGCGGCTGCAAGGTGACCGGCGTCGACCAGGATATTGAAAGTGCACAGCAGTTACTGCCAAATGCCAGACTCGTGCGTGCCGACATCGAAAACGGGCCATGGCCTTTGGTGAACGAGGCCAACGCCGAGCCTGAGTTGTTTGACGCGATTGTGGTGACCCATTACTTGTGGCGGCCACTCATGGACACGCTGCTGGCCAGTCTGGCACCGGGCGGCGTCTTGCTCTATGAAACATTTGCCGCGGGCAACGAGACGGTGGGACGCCCTGCACGGCCTGATTTTTTGCTGAAAAACGGTGAATTGCTGCAGATTTGTAGCGATTTGCACATCGTGGCTTACGAAAACGGTTTTCTAGAGCAACCCGACCGTTTCGTGCAGCGTATTGCTGCCACTCGTATCTTTACCCCAAGTGCATGCAACGGCGCTCCGGCGCGCTATGCACTCTAG